In the Malassezia vespertilionis chromosome 1, complete sequence genome, one interval contains:
- a CDS encoding uncharacterized protein (EggNog:ENOG503P8S4), whose amino-acid sequence MKVDKLKVRPKKLAANAPCAAEFATVLACWASTSDIRSQTACLEQTKALRDCMATRRPKVNKSKPTVNYHLARFSKRV is encoded by the exons ATGAAAGTGGACAAGCTCAAGGTGCGCCCCAAGAAGCTggccgcaaacgcgccaTGTGCGGCCGAGTTTGCAACAGTGCTAgcgtgctgggcgagcaCCAGCGATATTCGCTCGCAAACAGCGTGTCTGGAGCagaccaaggcgctgcgcgattGCATGGCTACTCGG CGCCCTAAGGTGAACAAGAGCAAGCCTACAGTGAATTACCATCTTGCGCGTTTTTCGAAGCGAGTTTAG
- the SVF1 gene encoding Putative cell survival pathways protein (COG:S; EggNog:ENOG503NVS8), producing MTSGSSQPEAENAKADAPLPDTSGSGTNFFPVTDAFPQSSINGPLTKTDLNWTCPSGLTTETQTWYTVTADGSFIMSQIIYSPVGLWNPQVQMTFKYFNPTTGKKVWKSKNVDGFTTLDDKRSSKSSAFTITIKDGADGTQEYAIQANLDSDVQLLYTMKRPTSAPGWKLGDGKCGGFSYFGPSMENQHGYVVHRFWPYAKTDGLIVIDGQAIEATGQGMFVQAIQGMRPNLVAARWNFCTFQSTEHDGLSALLMEFTTTRDYGIAKKGSNGAMQVREPQVVTSGSVVYRGELIAVVGATRDLNASEDAPSRHSNTRIQHLNCARDEFTGYDAPQSIQYNWDGPSVSGDHAPVQAEIKLDLGKPAAMNGLIDKVDVLAEIPYFIKKFVNYVAGTKPYIYQTLNHATLRLTLPGSVAKDGETTVTAKGTLFEEHTFISQ from the exons ATGAC CTCTGGATCTTCGCAACCGGAAGCGGAGAATGCGAAGGCTGATGCGCCTCTCCCTGACACCAGTGGGTCCGGCACGAACTTTTTTCCCGTGACCGACGCATTTCCGCAATCGTCGATCAATGGTCCTCTGACCAAGACGGATTTGAACTGGACTTGTCCTTCTGGACTTACTACTGAGACACAGACGTGGTACACTGTCACTGCGGATGGATCATTCATTATGAGTCAGATTATCTACTCGCCCGTTGG TTTGTGGAACCCCCAAGTGCAAATGACATTCAAGTACTTTAATCCCACGACAGGAAAGAAGGTATGGAAGAGCAAGAATGTCGATGGATTCACTACTCTGGACGACAAGCGatcgtccaagtcgagTGCGTTTACCATTACTATAAAGGATGGCGCAGACGGCACACAAGAGTATGCCATCCAGGCAAATCTTGATTCGGACGTACAACTTTTGTACACCATGAAGCGCCCTACGTCTGCGCCGGGCTGGAAGCTTGGAGATGGCAAGTGTGGTGGGTTTAGTTATTTTGGCCCTTCCATGGAAAACCAGCACGGGTATGTGGTCCACCGTTTCTGGCCCTACGCCAAGACTGATGGCCTCATTGTGATCGATGGCCAGGCGATTGAGGCGACTGGACAGGGCATGTTTGTACAGGCAATCCAAGGTATGCGGCCCAACCTtgttgctgcgcgctggaacTTTTGTACGTTTCAAAGCACAGAGCACGATGGCCTGAGTGCGCTTCTCATGGAGTTTACTACGACTCGCGACTATGGTATTGCCAAGAAAGGAAGCAATGGTGCAATGCaggtgcgcgagccgcAAGTCGTTACCTCTGGGTCCGTCGTGTATCGCGGCGAGTTGATTGCGGTGGTTGGCGCAACACGCGACCTGAATGCTTCTGAAGATGCTCCTTCTCGCCACAGCAACACACGTATTCAACACTTGAATTGTGCACGCGACGAGTTCACCGGGTACGACGCACCGCAAAGCATTCAGTATAACTGGGATGGCCCTTCGGTAAGCGGCGATCATGCACCTGTTCAAGCAGAGATCAAACTTGATCTTGGGAAGCCTGCGGCTATGAATGGACTGATTGACAAGGTGGATGTTCTTGCCGAGATCCCTTACTTTATCAAAAAGTTTGTCAACTACGTCGCCGGCACCAAGCCATACATTTATCAAACATTGAACCAcgccacgctgcgcttgacGCTCCCCGGTTCTGTCGCAAAGGATGGCGAGACGACCGTGACGGCGAAGGGCACCCTCTTTGAAGAACATACGTTCATTAGTCAATAG
- a CDS encoding uncharacterized protein (COG:A; EggNog:ENOG503NZVS) produces MHSEGALSSNPNSTTGVEAVGSMRQGMDMRTNTSSSYPYVAQRLSHAGEQVFLPSNVERSQTADHGFMRPMFSAPFIGSGAEHTAAAMSLPLPTMDRSFYSSAIAQREQNRKIGMSSRVSRATVQESIARAGGATHDLAPHSRSAHTQSGQNSVDTPQEVQIYTTAMATRGPNRGQVDATQGNTHVCGNAYPPRSQADVDAYAGERSVSDVSTLFMAGFPDDITDREFANMFLFAKGFEASMLKYPSKEGQSGANRDAQDGNSGSAGGRNMQTIGFAKFSSREEALNARDLLNGFCIDQDRGFILKAELAKKNLHQKRSAPTASRKRSVHSNAHIGGYPKQMQQRQDSSDTPADQHSIHHGLSQALKIPQFISTSFSPQNSTGIYSRHRMA; encoded by the coding sequence ATGCACTCCGAAGGCGCCCTCTCTTCCAACCCGAATAGCACAACAGGTGTAGAAGCAGTGGGTTCGATGCGCCAAGGTATGGATATGCGCACCAACACATCCTCCAGTTATCCTTACGTGGCCCAGCGTTTGTCTCATGCTGGCGAGCAAGTCTTTTTGCCGTCTAATGTAGAGCGATCGCAGACTGCTGACCATGGGTTTATGCGCCCCATGTTCAGTGCCCCTTTTATCGGTTCCGGCGCCGAACATACTGCCGCAGCAATGAGCCTACCGTTGCCCACGATGGATCGCAGTTTTTACAGCTCAGcgattgcgcagcgcgagcaaaaCCGAAAAATAGGCATGTCTTCCCGTGTCTCCAGAGCAACTGTACAGGaaagcattgcgcgcgctggaggAGCTACGCATGATCTAGCACCGCATTCGAGGTCAGCACATACACAATCTGGCCAGAATTCGGTAGACACGCCGCAAGAAGTTCAAATCTACACGACGGCCATGGCAACTAGAGGTCCTAACCGTGGTCAGGTGGACGCGACGCAAGGTAATACACATGTCTGCGGCAACGCGTATCCACCGCGATCCCAAGCCGACGTCGATGCATACGCGGGAGAGCGCTCAGTATCGGACGTATCTACACTCTTTATGGCTGGTTTTCCGGACGATATCACGGATCGCGAGTTTGCCAACATGTTTTTGTTCGCAAAAGGTTTCGAAGCTTCGATGTTGAAGTACCCTTCAAAGGAGGGTCAAAGCGGCGCCAaccgcgatgcgcaagacGGAAAcagcggcagcgctggaGGGCGCAACATGCAAACGATTGGATTTGCTAAGTTTTCTTCGCGCGAGGAAGCATTGAATGCTCGCGATCTTTTAAATGGGTTTTGTATCGACCAGGACCGTGGTTTCATTTTAAAAGCAGAGCTTGCCAAAAAGAATTTGCACCAAAAGCGGAGTGCGCCCACGGCGTCTCGTAAGCGAAGCGTGCATTCAAATGCGCATATCGGTGGATATCCCAAGCAaatgcagcagcggcaagacTCTAGCGACACTCCAGCTGATCAGCATTCGATACATCATGGATTGTCGCAAGCATTAAAGATTCCTCAATTCATCTCCACTTCATTCAGCCCCCAAAACTCGACAGGGATTTATTCGCGTCATAGAATGGCTTAA
- a CDS encoding uncharacterized protein (COG:P; TransMembrane:6 (i12-33o79-100i112-130o150-168i189-208o214-232i); EggNog:ENOG503NXX4), whose amino-acid sequence MKGNGGPVAKVAFLGLLTNVMLGLMKGLAGWTLNSAVLVADASHSITDTLGDILTLFCLCKAQKRPSPEYPFGYGKLEAVGTVVISIMYLLSSVGIGLHSCSQLLVFLPESLLYYVQLWIAALSSMLAVHDDHGHSHSHYHHESLVDPKALVFVFIGIVVKEALFRYTRKVARTSRSSVLEASAYHHHIEGMSAIASFIAIAGSWYGLTLLDPLGGLVLALINGREALSLLVSSLQQLCDHSVSLDTLRAIEAAMDEAETSTNLQQKHPLFTWDEVKAVNSGPSIIAYVRLRFERDVLLADALATEQFVRKSVQSAYPAVRIPD is encoded by the coding sequence ATGAAAGGCAATGGTGGACCTGTTGCAAAGGTAGCCTTCCTTGGACTGCTTACCAACGTTATGCTTGGCCTAATGAAGGGCTTAGCAGGATGGACGCTGAACAGTGCAGTGCTTGTGGCAGATGCTAGCCATTCCATAACTGATACCCTTGGCGACATTCTCACACTATTTTGTCTTTGCAAGGCTCAAAAAAGGCCCTCGCCGGAGTATCCATTTGGATACGGAAAACTTGAGGCCGTGGGCACTGTTGTGATAAGCATTATGTACTTACTTAGCTCTGTCGGCATTGGGCTTCATTCATGCTCCCAGCTGCTGGTTTTCCTTCCGGAGTCCTTGCTCTATTATGTCCAGCTGTGGATAGCTGCGCTCTCTTCCATGCTGGCAGTGCATGACGACCATGGCCATTCACATTCACATTATCACCATGAAAGCCTTGTTGATCCTAAAGCGCTGGTTTTTGTTTTTATTGGAATTGTGGTGAAGGAGGCGTTGTTTCGATACACGCGCAAAGTAGCGCGTActtcgcgcagctctgTACTTGAGGCCAGTGCGTATCATCACCATATTGAAGGTATGAGCGCGATAGCGTCTTTTATTGCCATTGCTGGGTCATGGTATGGGTTGACCCTGTTAGATCCACTTGGTGGCCTTGTGCTTGCGTTGATAAACGGAAGAGAAGCGTTATCGCTACTGGTATCTTCCTTGCAGCAGCTGTGTGACCACAGTGTTTCTTTAGACACACTTCGAGCTATTGAAGCGGCCATGGACGAGGCCGAGACATCTACGAACCTGCAGCAAAAGCACCCCTTGTTTACTTGGGACGAGGTCAAGGCGGTGAACTCTGGCCCATCGATCATAGCCTATGTTCGTCTCCGATTCGAACGGGACGTTTTGCTGGCAGATGCATTGGCTACCGAACAATtcgtgcgcaaaagcgtGCAGTCTGCATACCCCGCCGTACGTATACCTGACTGA
- a CDS encoding uncharacterized protein (COG:S; TransMembrane:1 (o40-58i); EggNog:ENOG503P5DC): MSQRRYAGGAPSYNEPSGHLFGEKPPPKGQKREKQAWENMWYIGMYGGMVAFGVLYYFKPDRSVRHWATPEAEKRLNESGVPWRYKPSPYSGYPEGIPDEKK, from the exons ATGAGCCAGCGCCGCTATGCCGGTGGTGCGCCTAGTTATAACGAGCCGTCCG GCCATCTCTTCGGTGAAAAG CCCCCTCCCAAAGGCCAAAAGCGTGAGAAGCAGGCTTGGGAAAACATGTGGTACATTGGCATGTACGGAGGTATGGTTGCTTTTGGCGTGCTCTACTACTTCAAGCCCGACCGCAG TGTGCGTCACTGGGCCACCCCGGAGGCTGAAAAACGTTTGAACGAGTCTGGCGTGCCTTGGCGCTACAAGCCTTCGCCTTATTCAGGGTACCCAGAGGGTATCCCGGACGAGAAAAAGTAA
- a CDS encoding uncharacterized protein (EggNog:ENOG503NU47; COG:T), translated as MATTLESPITTVLSLDGVPRSGLVEYPTSGEGAVSDAIAEEDIDDELDDEDDEHEHHLQEVAPEILNEVIIRSGYLYKRGEKRKVRTFQDQASDAQTWKKRWVVLRASQLAFYKNDKEYMTMKVINVSDIRAVVPIEFKRVGLTVGIVTANRTHYLRANSKEETLAWLEAMDQTRSLIQEQNPTAGIAHQLSHTAIGLAEEKPKIANRSMFVMRTEHSPFSIARSVSPPPNILQLCDDGHGPESLTKLAERRTSFSLPAVSPSQHGDENAEAARLAQQLHSVALSSSEEEGDMEFVGVDRAMLLPASVGTGTLASGTAPLNTEHVEDANRVIAQGYLMKQSSRRKQWRKRWFVLTVNTLYYSRSHMDERVHRKLPTAMILDVMECSPTVLPTDHGPLSSLRGLGAVPFSNVPMSLSPPDPWTVVAGGRHEEQGATAETSNTVSFPSTLGKAKRSAEHCFKIITLKRTFLLCAPTEEEDIKWLSALQTILNRRRSASMPLRYH; from the exons ATGGCCACCACATTAGAGTCACCTATTACTACGGTCTTGTCGTTGGACGGTGTACCCAGAAGTGGATTAGTGGAGTACCCCACTTCTGGGGAAGGCGCAGTGTCCGATGCTATCGCAGAGGAGGACATTGATGATGAGCTCGATGATGAAGACGATGAACATGAACATCACCTACAAGAGGTGGCGCCTGAGATTCTCAACGAGGTTATTATACGCTCGGGGTATCTGTATAAACGCGGTGAAAAGCGCAAGGTACGTACGTTCCAGGACCAAGCATCTGACGCGCAGACGTGGAAAAAGCGATGggttgtgctgcgcgcgtcgcaacTAGCATTCTACAAAAACGACAAG GAATACATGACCATGAAAGTGATCAATGTCAGTGACATTCGCGCTGTTGTGCCCATCGAATTCAAGCGCGTGGGACTGACGGTTGGTATCGTCACTGCGAATCGTACGCACTACCTACGTGCAAACAGCAAAGAGGAAACGCTGGCGTGGCTTGAAGCGATGGATCAGACGCGGTCGTTGATTCAAGAGCAAAACCCCACCGCCGGCATTGCCCACCAACTTAGCCACACGGCCATTGGGCTTGCGGAAGAAAAACCCAAGATCGCCAACAGGTCCATGTTTGTGATGCGAACCGAACACTCGCCGTTTTCGATCGCGAGGTCCGTTTCTCCGCCCCCCAACATCTTGCAGCTATGCGATGATGGACATGGACCGGAGTCATTAACAAAGCTCGCGGAGCGCCGAACATCTTTTTCTTTGCCAGCAGTCTCACCTTCCCAGCACGGAGACGAGAATGCCGAGGCCGCGAggcttgcacagcagctCCATTCCGTTGCATTGAGTAGCTCGGAAGAAGAAGGGGACATGGAGTTTGTAGGCGTGGACAGAGCCATGCTCCTCCCGGCAAGTGTGGGCACTGGGACACTTGCCTCGGGCACAGCGCCTTTGAATACAGAGCATGTCGAGGACGCCAACCGTGTCATTGCACAAGGCTATCTTATGAAACAAagcagcaggcgcaagcagtggcgcaagcgctggtTTGTTCTTACTGTCAACACGCTGTATTACTCGCGGAGCCACATGGATGAACGTGTGCATCGAAAGCTCCCTACAGCGATGATTTTGGATGTGATGGAATGCAGCCCCACAGTGCTGCCAACCGACCATGGCCCTTTGAGTAGTTTGCGTGGCCTGGGTGCGGTTCCATTTAGCAATGTGCCGATGAGCCTCAGTCCCCCTGATCCCTGGACGGTGGTGGCAGGTGGACGCCATGAAGAGCAGGGCGCGACTGCGGAGACGAGCAACACAGTGAGTTTTCCCTCCACCCTTGGAAAAGCCAAGCGCAGTGCAGAACACTGTTTCAAGATCATCACCCTCAAGAGGACCTTTCTTTTGTGTGCCCCGACGGAGGAGGAAGATATTAAATGGTTGAGTGCGCTCCAAACTATTTTGAACCGACGGCGCAGTGCTTCAATGCCGCTGCGTTATCATTGA
- a CDS encoding phosphoglycerate mutase (2,3-diphosphoglycerate-independent) (EggNog:ENOG503P6MM; COG:G), whose protein sequence is MARAARVLLVRHGETNENVLGIIQGQKDTLLNAKGLEQAEMTGVALQKEHITRIVCSPLQRALHTARAISKHHPNVPLVIDPRLMERHFGVLEGVQYNGPREKPENTEGIESSASVTKRLAHFWDDLRREMGPNGSGTILLVSHGAALSSLVNTVMLANGHATCSETTKPSRFWNCSISEVDMSTFPAQIVRWADVSHLSDAPQSLNVDEAV, encoded by the exons atggcgcgcgctgctcgagtcCTGCTTGTGCGGCATGGCGAAACGAACGAAAATGTATTAGGGATTATCCAAGGCCAAAAGGACACATTGCTGAATGCCAAGGGGCTTGAACAAGCCGAAATGACGGGCGTGGCGCTACAGAAAGAGCATATTACGCGAATTGTGTGCAGCCCATTGCAACGCGCTCTTCAT actgcacgcgcaatcTCAAAGCATCATCCCAACGTTCCGCTCGTGATAGACCCGCGTCTGATGGAGCGTCATTTCGGCGTGCTGGAGGGTGTCCAGTACAATGGCCCAAGAGAGAAGCCAGAGAACACAGAGGGCATTGAAAGCTCCGCCAGCGTCACCAAACGTCTTGCGCACTTTTGGGACGACTTGCGGCGTGAAATGGGGCCAAACGGGTCAGGGACGATTTTGCTGGTCAgtcatggcgcggcgctgagctCCTTGGTCAACACGGTGATGCTTGCCAATGGACATGCGACGTGTAGCGAAACTACGAAACCATCGCGGTTTTGGAATTGCAGTATCTCTGAGGTTGATATGAGCACTTTTCCTGCCCAGATCGTGCGCTGGGCGGATGTGTCGCACCTTtccgacgcgccgcagtcGCTCAACGTGGACGAGGCAGTGTAG
- a CDS encoding uncharacterized protein (COG:S; EggNog:ENOG503P5Y5), with translation MISTGSQQTLDGYQVSLLLIVTFLCQVPNLESESTAHRVLFLYLARALESLDLPPSHLADLERQLGYLLSQYPETCVELKAYLQRAFAALHGMDGLIELFHAKLLDCIYLQHEDASQPACQLLDRRSFLGVYVRRSRLTFDMLLDEERRQLADICKAWRSGRSDTSVDEWDKTPQARTYKLWRTGVHSGDYAMAKDQLHAFFDLTIPGCDQELHQHALLNLAKFHIDTGGIPAARTTLDEAILLARTVGDTECMRACDALLEKLAYYASGAPDPHAWLLTRRDAQEALAAGAYSPLLLWKAAQGGQRGQPLLALVQTIADATWASRHAKNDVHLPGLDWEPRPSVERNAACSSALLARLWLTLGVSSVTEAYEAHVANLAYAKPYDWDDLRLSTAATCAYRLAEGGAYDEAVQALVDKSTVSLLHSMRQRKAWHTSVMDIVYLRARRQAHTATLRALQTLYPHLDAALAQEPPSHAHTEQLLDEARSILRAEQPQQCLEVLMKAIAASEQQHLFPLHRAGLAVLAEVMLTGLDMPREAIKIVEEILPHALADTNVERRAHAESVYAKCLLSKKDVRGARGWLVRAEKDFAKTENVREQATCLYLLSRLAKHGGDDAQSSHAFAMYEQARRQEHVAATDAAPSAFYAAQHAFCLAVCSSTSAERTG, from the exons ATGATCAGTACTGGGAGCCAGCAGACGCTGGACGGATACCAAGTCTCACTATTGCTCATCGTCACGTTTCTGTGCCAGGTGCCGAACCTTGAATCAGAATCTacggcgcatcgcgtgcTCTTTTTGTAccttgcgcgtgcattggaATCG CTTGATTTGCCGCCCAGCCATCTCGCAGACCTCGAGCGACAACTTGGCTATCTTCTTTCCCAGTATCCGGAAACATGTGTCGAGCTTAAAGCATACCTGCAGCGtgcctttgccgcgctgcacggcatggATGGCCTGATTGAACTTTTTCACGCAAAACTGCTCGATTGCATCTATCTGCAGCACGAAGACGCTTCGCAACCTGCGTGCCAGCTACTCGATCGTCGTTCGTTTCTTGGAGTAtatgtgcggcgctcgcgcctCACCTTCGATATGttgctcgacgaggagcggcgccagcTTGCAGACATATGCAAGGcctggcgcagcggccgTTCTGACACGTCGGTCGACGAGTGGGACAAGACTCCCCAGGCACGTACGTACAAGCTGTGGCGCACAGGAGTGCACAGTGGTGATTATGCCATGGCAAAAGACCAGCTGCATGCGTTCTTTGACTTGACCATCCCCGGGTGCGACCAGGAGCTGCACCAGCATGCATTGCTCAACCTGGCCAAGTTTCACATTGACACGGGCGGCATcccagccgcgcgcaccaCTCTTGATGAGGCCATCctgcttgcacgcacggtCGGCGATACAGAGTGCAtgcgtgcgtgcgatgcactgctggAAAAGCTGGCGTATTATGCCAGCGGCGCCCCGGATCCGCATGCATGGCTATTGACGCGGCGTGATGCACAGGAAGCACTCGCGGCCGGTGCATACTCGCCCCTACTACTCtggaaagcagcgcaaggaggCCAGCGCGGACAGCCATTGCTCGCTCTTGTGCAGACCATTGCAGATGCAACGtgggcgtcgcgccatgccaAAAACGACGTGCATCTCCCTGGCCTCGACTGGGAGCCGCGGCCCAGCGTtgagcgcaatgctgcaTGTTCGtcagcgctgcttgcacgcCTATGGCTCACGCTGGGCGTCTCATCTGTGACAGAGGCGTACGAGGCGCATGTAGCCAACCTTGCGTACGCCAAGCCCTACGATTGGGACGATTTGCGACTGAGCACTGCGGCGACGTGTGCGTATAGA CTTGCCGAGGGCGGTGCGTACGACGAAGCGGTGCAGGCCTTGGTGGATAAGTCTACCGTGTCCCTTTTGCACTCGATGCGCCAACGCAAAGCATGGCACACGTCTGTCATGGACATTGTgtatttgcgcgcgcgccgacaaGCGCATACCGCCACGTTGCGTGCCTTGCAAACACTATACCCCCACTTGGACGCAGCACTTGCACAGGAACCGCCCTCGCACGCACACAcggagcagctgctggacgaAGCGAGGAGCATTTTGCGTGCTGAGCAGCCGCAGCAGTGCTTAGAAGTGCTGATGAAAGCCATCGCTGCATCagagcagcagcacctctttccgctgcaccgcgcgggACTGGCCGTGCTTGCAGAAGTCATGCTCACCGGACTGGACATGCCGAGAGAGGCCATCAAGATTGTGGAAGAAATTCTTCCGCATGCCCTTGCCGACACGAAtgtggagcgccgcgcgcatgccgagAGCGTGTATGCCAAGTGTCTCTTGTCCAAGAAAGatgtacgcggcgcgcgtggttggcttgtgcgcgcagaaaaag ATTTCGCCAAGACAGAaaatgtgcgcgagcaagcTACGTGTCTCTATTTGCTATCGCGCCTCGCAAagcacggcggcgacgatgcgcagtCTAGTCATGCCTTCGCCATGTACGaacaggcgcggcgccaggAGCACGTAGCAGCcaccgacgccgcgccaagcgcgttttacgctgcgcagcacgcatTTTGCCTTGCCGTGTGTTCCTCCACATCGGCCGAACGCACCGGTTAG
- a CDS encoding uncharacterized protein (EggNog:ENOG503P8DW; COG:Q), translating into MSSVTLLSVEDVANTIEYASANMNEHGWSHEAFKSTQVRLTHLERDGVVLGSGERAKNERPKRAFNTEVRFRLVVQPHMTNSFGTMHGGCMATCIDTLSSYLIALHSSMEVGQPWLTFGVTQSLSVQYLAPGNVGKWLEFVSTPMSVGKSLAVICTDVYELEGENGGRTRRIATSQHAKVDVSGRLSKI; encoded by the coding sequence ATGTCCTCCGTTACTCTCCTGTCCGTGGAGGACGTCGCGAATACGATTGAGTATGCATCCGCGAACATGAACGAGCACGGTTGGTCGCACGAGGCTTTTAAAAGCACCCAGGTAAGGCTTACGCacctcgagcgcgacggcgtcgtTTTAGGCTCGGGCGAACGCGCAAAGAACGAGCGCCCAAAGCGTGCGTTCAACACCGAGGTGCGTTTCCGCCTCGTTGTGCAGCCGCACATGACCAACTCTTTCGGCACCATGCACGGCGGCTGCATGGCTACGTGTATTGATACATTGTCGTCCTACCTAATTGCACTTCACTCGAGCATGGAAGTCGGCCAGCCTTGGCTCACGTTTGGTGTGACGCAGTCGCTCTCCGTACAGTACCTCGCTCCTGGAAATGTGGGCAAGTGGCTCGAGTTTGTCAGCACGCCCATGTCGGTCGGCAAGTCGCTTGCAGTGATCTGCACGGATGTGTATGAACTGGAGGGAGAGAACGGCGGGcgtacgcgccgcattgcgACCAGCCAACACGCCAAGGTCGACGTCAGCGGCCGGCTTTCTAAGATCTAG
- the YTH1 gene encoding RNA-binding component of cleavage and polyadenylation factor (COG:A; EggNog:ENOG503NYHY; BUSCO:EOG092654KW) has translation MANILALPVDHVPILATSSLFTSLRQRRPPSEDDWQHNEFSFEPFVKRELNINVDTADKMCPRFAQGSCDRGSACPLRHAVTKPAPPHNTTRDQSRRTVCKHWLRSLCKKGDQCDYLHEYDLRKMPECRFYATFGFCNSADECLYVHIDPGVKRRECERYERGFCELGPRCPKKHVRQVACPYYIAGFCPNGPDCNMGHIKARIPTPESRAATPLLTHRPLSIAEAFGGGPGIQELPTDSRTGRAIVSAEAWAAAEEARKMPAAGAKEVGASRRELSEVLCYKCGEYGHFANVCIHSNRPGNRSGMRR, from the exons ATGGCCAATATACTGGCACTCCCTGTGGACCATGTACCCATTCTAGCGACCTCGTCTTTGTTCACGAGTCTGCGCCAACGGAGGCCTCCCAGTGAAGATGATTGGCAGCATAACGAGTTTTCTTTTGAGCCGTTTGTAAAACGCGAGCTAAACATTAATGTCGATACCGCAGATAAAATGTGCCCGCGTTTTGCACAAGGGTCGTGCGATCGCGGGAGTGCGTGTCCGCTGCGGCATGCCGTGACGAAACCTGCTCCGCCACACAATACCACTCGCGACCAGTCGCGCAGGACCGTGTGCAAGCATTGGCTGCGTAGTTTGTGCAAAAAAGGCGACCAGTGCGACTACTTGCACGAATATGACTTGCGCAAAATGCCCGAGTGCCGCTTTTACGCAACGTTTGGGTTTTGCAACTCTGCAGACGAATGCCTCTATGTACATATTGACCCGGGCGTAAAGCGGCGCGAATGCGAGCGCTACGAGCGCGGATTTTGCGAGCTGG GTCCTCGTTGCCCCAAAAAGCATGTGCGCCAGGTCGCATGCCCCTACTATATTGCGGGATTTTGTCCAAACGGTCCAGACTGCAACATGGGACA CATCAAAGCACGTATACCGACGCCTGAATCGCGTGCcgccacgccgctgctcaCGCACCGTCCCTTGTCCATTGCCGAGGCGTTTGGCGGCGGCCCTGGCATTCAGGAACTGCCCACCGATTCACGCACTGGGCGCGCTATTGTGTCTGCCGAGGCGTGGGCCGCCGCGGAAGAAGCGCGAAAAATGCCCGCTGCGGGCGCAAAAGAAGTGGGGGCGAGTCGAAGAGAACTAAGCGAGGTTTTGTGCTACAAGTGCGGGGAGTACGGCCATTTTGCAAACGTGTGCATCCATTCGAACCGACCAGGCAATcgcagcggcatgcgccgtTAA